A window of the Salinirubellus salinus genome harbors these coding sequences:
- a CDS encoding PAS domain-containing sensor histidine kinase: MSGSSPTSPEQLQVLYEIALSIGRGETLAEVAKTALSSYLRRLNCSTGGVFERYEEDGDVSYRLVGGIPAQPAYNEAFEAATQHLDHDDEAEVAPFRERLPLSVCHGAAHYYVFDLPEFGVLVMVKNGPPLAPGTIAALDPLNQKLADACCNRRVEQEAAQTRETLRTVLDTIPQEVSVKDSDGRYTLANESAAAAHGVRIEELEGATDEEYARASADRDVRATDMEVIESGEPRRIEDEEIVDADGRTRTITTDIVPLELSGAERRALVVATDTTERTEREAELRRTQAELRAERARLQTLFDSAPEGVTIHDAEGTILEVNQTEADALGYDRETLIGMNVAEIAVGITKEELTQIFADMEVGETVEAIATHRRADGTTFPVEVWVAKVGVEGRDPQFVALDRDITERQEKQRRLERQRERLRILFDESPDSIVVHDADGNVLDVNQAQLDTLGYDRETLLGMNVAEFEVGHTLDELREMWASIEVGGMFKTEGEHRRADGTTYPIEVWVSKTEIDGEVRFIALDRDISERIERETRLKRTNTVLQTVLDSLPAGVLVEDPNRDILTVNRRLLELFGMETPTDALVGLDCEAAAEDLKHTFAEPEQFLSRIDHLIEARTPVTKEPLTLADGRKLERDYVPYELPDGEASLWMYRDITEQAQREADLRETRRQLRQSNEELEQFAYAASHDLKEPLRSVSNYLTLLDDLYDEGQTFDAQAETLIQNAVGATGRMQSMINALLQYSRVDSRGGDLEPTALDAVVEKAELNLTVRIDDVGATVTTEPLPTVSGDERLLIQLFQNLIDNGLKYNESANPRIGITPGEPVTSIDPPEPVALDGGTSWHHIRVEDNGIGMDADVADRAFDVFERLGQTGQNGTGMGLTLCQRIVEYHNGAIWIESAPGDGTVVHVCLPAASA, encoded by the coding sequence ATGAGTGGCTCGTCACCGACCTCCCCCGAGCAACTTCAAGTCCTCTACGAGATTGCCCTCTCCATCGGTCGTGGAGAGACCCTTGCCGAAGTCGCAAAGACGGCGCTCTCTTCGTATCTCCGCCGACTCAACTGTTCGACGGGCGGTGTCTTCGAGCGATATGAGGAGGATGGAGACGTTTCGTACCGGCTCGTTGGGGGGATTCCTGCGCAACCGGCATACAACGAAGCGTTCGAGGCTGCGACACAGCATCTTGACCACGATGACGAAGCCGAGGTCGCCCCGTTCCGTGAGCGCCTCCCGCTTTCTGTGTGCCACGGCGCGGCTCACTACTACGTCTTCGACCTCCCTGAGTTCGGGGTGCTGGTGATGGTGAAGAACGGGCCACCGCTCGCCCCGGGGACGATTGCCGCGCTCGACCCGCTGAACCAGAAGCTCGCGGATGCGTGCTGTAACCGGCGGGTCGAACAGGAGGCAGCACAGACCCGCGAGACGCTCCGTACCGTCCTCGATACGATTCCGCAGGAGGTGTCCGTCAAGGATAGCGACGGGCGGTATACGCTGGCCAACGAATCGGCAGCCGCCGCCCACGGCGTTCGTATCGAAGAACTGGAGGGAGCGACGGACGAGGAGTACGCCAGAGCGAGCGCCGACCGCGACGTTCGGGCCACGGACATGGAGGTGATCGAGTCCGGCGAACCGCGACGAATCGAGGACGAGGAAATCGTCGATGCCGATGGACGCACACGGACGATTACGACCGACATCGTACCGCTCGAACTCTCCGGGGCGGAACGGCGGGCACTCGTCGTGGCGACGGATACGACTGAACGCACCGAGCGCGAGGCGGAGTTGCGTCGGACACAGGCAGAACTCAGAGCTGAGCGGGCACGACTCCAGACGTTATTCGACAGCGCCCCCGAAGGGGTGACCATCCACGACGCCGAGGGCACCATCTTGGAGGTCAATCAGACGGAGGCCGACGCGCTGGGATACGACAGAGAGACGCTCATCGGCATGAATGTAGCGGAGATCGCCGTCGGCATTACGAAAGAGGAGCTGACGCAGATTTTTGCTGATATGGAGGTGGGGGAGACGGTGGAAGCCATCGCTACTCATCGTCGGGCCGACGGAACGACGTTCCCGGTCGAGGTGTGGGTAGCCAAAGTCGGAGTCGAGGGGCGCGACCCACAGTTCGTCGCCCTCGACCGCGACATCACCGAGCGGCAGGAAAAGCAGCGCCGACTCGAACGCCAGCGTGAGCGGCTCCGTATCCTCTTCGATGAATCACCGGACAGCATCGTCGTCCACGATGCCGATGGAAACGTCTTGGACGTGAATCAGGCGCAGTTGGACACGCTTGGATACGACCGTGAGACACTCCTCGGGATGAACGTCGCAGAGTTCGAGGTCGGTCATACACTCGATGAGTTGCGCGAGATGTGGGCCAGCATCGAAGTCGGTGGGATGTTCAAGACCGAGGGTGAACACCGCCGGGCCGACGGGACGACGTACCCAATCGAGGTCTGGGTCAGCAAAACCGAGATCGATGGCGAGGTGCGGTTCATCGCTCTTGACCGGGACATCAGCGAGCGGATCGAGCGTGAAACCCGGCTCAAGCGCACGAATACCGTTCTTCAGACAGTTCTCGATAGCCTCCCGGCGGGCGTCCTTGTCGAAGACCCGAACCGTGACATCCTCACGGTCAACCGGCGTCTTCTCGAACTGTTCGGGATGGAGACACCGACGGACGCACTCGTCGGTCTGGACTGTGAAGCGGCGGCCGAAGACCTCAAACACACCTTCGCGGAACCGGAGCAGTTCCTCAGTCGTATCGACCACCTCATTGAGGCCCGAACACCAGTCACCAAGGAGCCACTCACGCTCGCAGACGGGCGGAAGTTAGAACGCGATTACGTCCCGTATGAGTTGCCGGACGGTGAGGCGAGTCTGTGGATGTACCGCGACATTACCGAACAGGCACAACGCGAGGCCGACCTCCGTGAGACGCGCAGGCAACTCCGACAATCGAACGAGGAACTGGAGCAGTTCGCGTATGCAGCCTCACACGACCTGAAGGAGCCGCTCCGGTCGGTCAGTAACTACCTCACCCTCCTCGACGATCTCTACGACGAGGGACAAACCTTCGACGCACAGGCCGAGACGCTCATCCAGAACGCCGTCGGGGCGACGGGACGGATGCAGTCGATGATCAACGCACTCCTCCAGTATTCACGGGTGGATTCCCGTGGTGGCGACCTCGAACCGACCGCGCTCGATGCGGTCGTGGAGAAGGCGGAACTGAATCTCACGGTACGGATCGATGATGTTGGGGCGACGGTCACGACCGAGCCACTGCCGACGGTCAGCGGCGACGAGCGACTTCTCATCCAGCTGTTCCAGAACCTCATCGACAACGGCCTGAAATACAACGAGTCTGCGAACCCCCGGATCGGCATCACCCCCGGCGAGCCGGTCACCAGTATCGACCCGCCGGAGCCGGTGGCACTCGATGGGGGTACGTCGTGGCATCACATCCGCGTCGAGGACAACGGTATCGGAATGGACGCCGACGTGGCCGACCGAGCGTTCGACGTATTCGAGCGGCTCGGACAGACCGGCCAGAACGGAACGGGCATGGGGCTGACGCTCTGTCAGCGTATCGTCGAGTACCACAACGGGGCCATCTGGATCGAGTCTGCCCCCGGTGACGGCACGGTCGTCCACGTCTGTCTCCCCGCTGCCTCTGCCTGA
- a CDS encoding FIST signal transduction protein — protein sequence MERRYVTTGDSTQKALAELAETENVTAVFALVAESAAAHREELATAGSETDLTLFGGIFPQLIVDGVAREEGTLLLGLSQAPEVTYITGLSDAEQDYTDQLPDLLTRGFKTAFVLVDAFASRTDALIRALFDTYGVELNVLGGGAGSLSMEQQPCLLTDEGWREDGALIAATVANGNVGVRHGWQEFAGPFRVTGAEGNVVTLLGDEPAYDVYREVVEPDAGVEIDADNFFEVAKSYPLGLSRFDAEKIVRDPFEPTDDGGLRCFGDVPQGSFVHILRGDPASLIEAAGEAADAARAIELPGGGPRSTLFFDCISRVLYLESEFEQELATVADDGDAPLVGALTIGEIANSGREFLELYNKTAVVGVVDTL from the coding sequence ATGGAACGAAGATACGTCACGACAGGGGACTCGACACAGAAAGCACTCGCTGAGCTGGCGGAGACGGAGAACGTCACGGCAGTCTTCGCTCTCGTCGCGGAGTCGGCCGCGGCGCATCGAGAGGAGTTGGCCACAGCCGGAAGCGAGACTGACCTCACACTGTTCGGCGGCATCTTCCCGCAACTCATCGTCGACGGCGTCGCCCGCGAGGAGGGGACACTCCTGCTCGGCCTATCGCAGGCCCCTGAGGTGACCTACATCACCGGGCTGAGCGATGCCGAACAGGATTACACCGACCAACTCCCCGACCTGCTCACGCGGGGATTCAAAACGGCGTTCGTGCTGGTCGATGCGTTCGCCAGCCGGACGGACGCCCTCATTCGCGCCCTGTTCGACACCTACGGCGTCGAACTGAACGTCCTCGGTGGCGGTGCAGGGTCACTCTCGATGGAACAACAGCCCTGCCTGCTGACCGACGAAGGGTGGCGCGAGGACGGGGCGCTCATCGCCGCGACGGTGGCGAACGGGAACGTCGGTGTGCGACACGGCTGGCAGGAGTTCGCCGGGCCGTTCCGCGTGACCGGCGCCGAGGGGAACGTGGTCACCCTCCTCGGTGACGAACCGGCCTACGACGTGTATCGTGAGGTCGTCGAACCCGACGCGGGTGTGGAGATCGATGCTGACAACTTCTTCGAGGTGGCCAAGTCCTACCCGCTCGGGTTGAGTCGTTTCGACGCGGAGAAGATCGTCCGTGATCCGTTCGAGCCGACCGACGATGGCGGGCTCCGCTGTTTCGGTGATGTGCCACAGGGGTCGTTCGTCCACATCCTGAGGGGCGACCCGGCGTCACTCATCGAGGCGGCAGGCGAGGCTGCGGATGCGGCCCGGGCAATCGAGCTTCCCGGCGGTGGCCCCCGGTCGACGCTGTTTTTCGACTGTATCTCGCGGGTGCTGTACCTCGAATCCGAGTTCGAGCAGGAACTCGCCACCGTCGCAGACGATGGCGATGCCCCGCTCGTCGGGGCGCTCACCATCGGAGAGATAGCTAACTCCGGGCGTGAGTTCCTCGAACTATACAACAAGACAGCGGTCGTCGGGGTCGTCGACACCTTATGA
- a CDS encoding glycosyltransferase family 4 protein, producing MDIAFVSNVVYPDVTGGAEKRIYEIARRLAAKGHTVTQYSRHYWDGPERIEREGVIYQAIAPGKELYAGDRRSIPEALDFGVRTVPALARAFRDHDIVHASVFPYFPVLGAAVAKAAVRGDAAPLVTTWHEVWLDYWEEYLGRLSPFGKLVERYTARVGQHPIAISELTARRLKDLGRPREQTHIVPNGIDVEGVQTVTPAADGYDVLYAGRLIPEKNVDVTIEAFARAAQNDPDIRLGIIGDGPEREALERLASGMACRDRIDFLGFLPEYEDVLGHMHAADVFCSPSEREGFGITYIEALAAGCTVIGADHPRSAASEVIGDAGLAVRPTTAAVTQALSRSLSGVAATTRPERRAAQFDWDRIAAQTLDVYRAVLDETPAARQPEPRRTGVESTVLSD from the coding sequence ATGGACATCGCATTCGTCTCCAACGTGGTCTATCCGGACGTGACGGGCGGCGCGGAGAAGCGCATCTACGAGATCGCCCGCCGCCTCGCCGCGAAGGGACACACCGTCACTCAATACAGTAGGCACTACTGGGACGGCCCCGAGCGCATCGAGCGCGAGGGAGTCATCTATCAGGCTATCGCGCCGGGGAAGGAACTATACGCTGGTGACCGGCGCTCGATTCCGGAGGCCCTCGACTTCGGTGTGCGCACCGTCCCCGCGCTCGCTCGTGCGTTCCGCGACCACGACATCGTCCATGCGTCGGTCTTCCCGTACTTTCCCGTCCTCGGAGCCGCAGTCGCCAAAGCCGCGGTGCGGGGAGATGCCGCGCCACTGGTGACGACGTGGCACGAGGTCTGGCTGGATTACTGGGAGGAGTATCTCGGGCGACTTTCCCCGTTCGGCAAACTCGTCGAACGGTACACTGCCCGGGTCGGCCAACACCCCATCGCCATCTCCGAGCTGACGGCACGACGGCTGAAAGACCTCGGTCGACCACGCGAGCAGACACATATCGTCCCGAACGGAATCGACGTGGAGGGCGTCCAAACGGTGACACCGGCTGCCGACGGCTACGACGTGCTGTACGCTGGTCGGCTCATCCCCGAGAAGAACGTGGACGTGACCATCGAGGCGTTCGCCCGCGCCGCACAGAACGACCCCGACATCCGCTTGGGTATCATCGGTGACGGCCCCGAGCGCGAGGCGCTCGAACGGCTCGCGTCGGGAATGGCTTGTCGTGATCGCATCGACTTCCTCGGGTTCCTCCCGGAGTACGAAGACGTGTTGGGCCACATGCACGCCGCAGACGTGTTCTGCTCCCCCTCCGAGCGTGAGGGATTCGGCATCACGTACATCGAGGCGCTCGCGGCAGGGTGTACGGTCATCGGCGCCGACCACCCCCGGAGTGCGGCCTCGGAGGTCATCGGAGACGCCGGGCTGGCCGTTCGGCCGACGACGGCGGCGGTGACACAAGCCCTCTCGCGGTCGCTGTCCGGCGTTGCGGCGACGACGCGCCCCGAGCGGCGGGCCGCACAGTTCGACTGGGATCGAATCGCGGCACAGACACTCGACGTGTACCGGGCAGTGCTGGACGAAACGCCGGCCGCCCGACAACCAGAGCCGAGGCGGACGGGCGTCGAGTCCACGGTGCTATCGGACTGA
- a CDS encoding sulfatase: MSSHPDTGTADDGHRQAENADSTVLSAIKSLAHEQSDATDFDTAEPEHVILLSVDALRADHLGCHGYHRDVSPTIDHLATAGIQFSRAYSPSSHTREAVPALLSGQYPSTATTDRFRRNTQTIGHLLQGTTARSAGIHSNPFVSEGFGFGDGFDHFDDDMLVGGHWLTALAQRAVDKLRNRHYARAETITDRGIEFLRSQAVEGGRPTFTWLHYMDVHGPYEPPAEFRRRYVADRVTDAEAARLYKRAIAEPDSLTEREQQLLVDLYDAEIRYLDANIGRLLDELSRLGIRDETLILLTADHGEAFGERGYYEHPRFLPHELTHVPLIATGAGIHSREAIRAPVSTLDVAPTVADVFGVEYDGPGKSLAATTDQPDPYRVVFAQARGEGEDTGIHRYAGYRAGGVAYAEVDTETDERVFDAGVQLTLKARLDAHIDTDGYIGATDAGQSEARDVGQTENEGAEDDVAHRLRALGYVE, translated from the coding sequence ATGAGCAGCCACCCGGACACTGGGACTGCGGATGACGGCCACCGGCAGGCCGAGAACGCAGACTCGACTGTTCTCAGCGCGATCAAGTCTCTTGCCCACGAACAGTCCGATGCAACGGACTTCGACACCGCCGAGCCGGAACACGTCATTCTCCTCTCGGTTGACGCGCTCCGGGCCGACCACCTCGGTTGTCACGGCTACCACCGTGACGTGTCACCCACCATCGACCACCTCGCAACAGCCGGCATCCAATTCAGTCGAGCCTACAGCCCGAGTTCACACACCCGGGAGGCCGTCCCCGCCCTCCTCTCCGGGCAGTACCCGAGTACCGCCACCACCGACCGCTTCCGACGGAATACACAGACGATTGGCCACCTGTTACAGGGCACAACGGCCCGCTCTGCGGGTATCCACTCCAACCCGTTCGTCTCGGAAGGGTTCGGCTTCGGTGATGGGTTCGACCACTTCGACGACGACATGCTCGTGGGCGGGCACTGGCTGACCGCGCTTGCACAGCGGGCCGTGGACAAACTCCGCAACCGCCACTACGCACGGGCGGAGACCATCACCGACCGCGGTATCGAGTTCCTCCGATCACAGGCCGTCGAGGGAGGCCGACCGACGTTTACGTGGCTACACTATATGGACGTTCACGGCCCCTACGAGCCGCCGGCCGAGTTCCGTCGCAGGTACGTCGCGGATCGGGTCACCGATGCCGAGGCGGCGCGGCTCTACAAGCGGGCGATTGCCGAGCCGGACTCGCTCACCGAGCGTGAGCAGCAACTCCTCGTCGATCTTTACGATGCCGAAATCAGGTATCTAGACGCGAACATCGGCCGCCTGTTGGACGAACTCTCCCGACTCGGAATCAGAGACGAGACGCTCATCCTGCTGACCGCAGACCACGGCGAAGCCTTCGGAGAGCGCGGCTACTACGAACACCCACGTTTCCTGCCACACGAACTCACGCACGTCCCGCTCATCGCCACCGGCGCGGGCATCCACTCACGCGAGGCGATTCGGGCACCCGTCAGCACGCTCGATGTCGCCCCGACGGTCGCGGACGTGTTCGGGGTCGAGTACGACGGCCCCGGGAAGTCGCTCGCGGCGACGACCGACCAGCCCGACCCCTACCGTGTCGTGTTCGCACAGGCACGCGGTGAGGGTGAAGATACAGGCATCCACCGGTATGCCGGCTACCGGGCTGGCGGCGTCGCCTACGCCGAAGTCGATACCGAGACGGATGAGCGCGTGTTCGATGCGGGTGTCCAACTCACGCTGAAGGCACGTCTCGATGCTCACATCGACACCGACGGCTACATCGGCGCGACCGACGCTGGACAGTCAGAGGCGAGGGATGTCGGGCAGACGGAGAACGAAGGCGCGGAAGACGACGTGGCCCACCGCCTGCGGGCGCTCGGGTACGTGGAGTGA
- a CDS encoding lipopolysaccharide biosynthesis protein, whose protein sequence is MGTTPDEDSPASLGSSASTVLLGIVVGSALALAAETYLARSLTPEVYGAIALAYTLIYSLGLLLGNGIGDAIARTLNSRGGEGSGAVVGSGLIISLTIGGLLVMAGYAARHPLAEALGEPALATYLPWLLPFGVLYPLGQVAFGTIRADTNSKAAVLVRDFAPRLLGIGVLAVTAALGASLFGAVAYWLMFPSGILLFGFGYLLVRQRTRTEPLMAYPDADALGTVWSHAWPLAASASMFMLLSTLDVLMIGVFATSSEVGFYRAIQPLRQSTTFVLSAASFAFLPLATRQFSNGRLDSLGELFTVSTKWIVTATLPLALLFVCYAESVVLLLFGAAYSPAAPALAVLTAGLFVRALTGLDGDLVKAIDRPRVELWTAAVGVGVNVVVNLWAIPRFGILGAAIGTAIGYGVYNALELVVIYRAVGVHPFSKATTGVVVVTVLVALAVRAVTGGSVGVVTLVAAGGVIGLSAVGALLMIGDLSEAEIGALTQLERRTGVRLLWLVPTRNQTGTNP, encoded by the coding sequence ATGGGCACTACTCCGGACGAGGACTCGCCTGCGTCTCTCGGTAGCAGCGCTTCGACCGTCCTCCTCGGTATCGTCGTCGGGAGCGCACTCGCGCTCGCTGCCGAGACGTATCTCGCTCGCTCACTCACACCGGAGGTGTACGGCGCCATCGCGCTTGCCTATACGCTCATCTATTCGCTCGGCTTGCTCCTCGGGAACGGCATCGGTGATGCAATTGCCCGAACGCTGAATAGCCGGGGGGGCGAAGGCTCCGGGGCAGTCGTCGGGAGTGGCCTCATCATTTCACTCACCATCGGGGGCTTACTTGTCATGGCCGGGTATGCTGCCCGGCATCCGCTAGCCGAGGCACTCGGTGAACCGGCCCTCGCCACGTACTTACCGTGGCTCCTCCCGTTCGGCGTATTGTATCCGCTCGGACAGGTGGCCTTCGGGACGATCCGTGCAGACACCAACTCGAAGGCGGCCGTCCTCGTCCGGGATTTCGCCCCTCGTCTCCTCGGTATCGGTGTTCTCGCTGTCACTGCCGCGCTCGGGGCGAGTCTGTTCGGAGCCGTCGCCTACTGGTTGATGTTCCCGAGCGGTATCCTCCTGTTCGGGTTCGGGTATCTTCTCGTCCGACAACGGACTCGCACAGAACCGTTGATGGCGTACCCGGATGCCGACGCACTGGGGACGGTCTGGAGTCATGCGTGGCCCCTTGCAGCCTCGGCGTCGATGTTTATGCTCCTCTCGACACTCGACGTGCTGATGATTGGCGTGTTCGCCACGTCCAGTGAGGTCGGGTTCTACCGTGCGATTCAGCCGCTCCGACAATCCACGACGTTCGTGTTGTCGGCGGCCAGTTTCGCGTTTCTCCCACTTGCGACTCGCCAGTTCAGTAACGGGCGGCTTGACAGTCTCGGGGAGTTGTTCACTGTCTCGACGAAGTGGATCGTGACGGCTACCCTGCCGCTCGCACTGCTGTTCGTCTGCTATGCGGAGTCGGTCGTGCTGTTGCTGTTTGGGGCCGCGTACAGCCCGGCTGCGCCCGCGCTGGCTGTCCTCACGGCCGGACTCTTTGTTCGGGCGCTGACTGGATTGGACGGTGATCTGGTGAAGGCTATCGACCGCCCACGGGTCGAACTCTGGACGGCGGCTGTCGGCGTCGGAGTTAACGTGGTGGTGAATCTGTGGGCGATTCCACGCTTTGGTATCCTCGGGGCGGCTATCGGGACGGCAATCGGATACGGCGTCTACAACGCGCTCGAACTGGTCGTCATCTACCGGGCGGTCGGCGTCCACCCCTTCTCTAAGGCGACGACGGGTGTTGTCGTCGTGACGGTACTGGTGGCGCTCGCCGTTCGGGCCGTGACTGGTGGCAGCGTCGGCGTCGTCACGTTGGTCGCTGCCGGTGGTGTTATCGGCCTGAGTGCGGTCGGCGCCCTGTTGATGATCGGTGATCTGTCCGAGGCGGAGATAGGGGCACTCACGCAGCTCGAACGCCGGACGGGGGTGCGCCTCCTGTGGCTCGTCCCGACCCGGAATCAAACAGGTACGAACCCATGA
- a CDS encoding winged helix-turn-helix transcriptional regulator — MTLHPNQNPADSVALELLGTKWKPQIIVQLHEHGATGFGGLKDRLGGISNKVLSNNVDDLIERDVLHKEVLQESPRRVEYTLTPAGDDLYALIAATADWDNEYVESRGLPRVLVVDDDPRQVELLSSWLGTEYEVVTATDGDSARKALDDSIDVAIIDRHLPDMTGDQIVENARRVGICPPTAFLSSADVSVAATELPVDMLLSKPAKHDELLDAVNLLYRMNELSALGRKIQAREHRHQFVRETQGPAVVTTPEYEQAEVELEALRAEWEEELEDRDAWRSLSDADSIDELLADGATDTDD; from the coding sequence ATGACTCTCCACCCGAACCAGAACCCGGCTGACTCCGTCGCGCTCGAACTGCTCGGTACGAAGTGGAAACCACAGATCATCGTCCAACTCCACGAACACGGGGCGACGGGATTCGGGGGGCTGAAAGACCGACTCGGCGGCATCTCGAACAAAGTCCTCTCGAACAACGTGGATGACCTCATCGAGCGTGACGTACTCCACAAAGAGGTGCTTCAGGAGTCCCCTCGCCGCGTCGAATACACATTGACGCCCGCCGGTGATGACCTCTACGCGCTCATCGCGGCGACGGCCGACTGGGATAACGAGTACGTCGAGAGCCGCGGGCTCCCGCGGGTACTCGTCGTTGACGACGACCCGCGACAGGTCGAACTCCTCAGTTCGTGGCTCGGCACCGAGTACGAAGTCGTCACGGCAACCGATGGCGATAGCGCCCGGAAGGCACTCGACGACAGCATCGACGTGGCAATTATTGACCGGCACCTGCCCGACATGACCGGCGACCAAATCGTCGAGAACGCACGACGTGTTGGTATCTGCCCCCCGACGGCGTTTCTGAGTTCGGCGGACGTGTCGGTGGCCGCCACCGAACTCCCCGTCGACATGCTGCTCAGCAAGCCGGCAAAACACGACGAGTTGCTCGATGCGGTCAACCTGCTCTACCGAATGAACGAGCTGTCTGCGCTCGGGCGGAAGATTCAGGCGCGTGAACACCGCCACCAGTTCGTCAGGGAGACGCAGGGGCCAGCCGTCGTGACGACGCCGGAGTACGAGCAGGCAGAAGTAGAACTCGAAGCCCTCCGCGCGGAGTGGGAGGAGGAACTGGAAGACCGGGATGCATGGCGTTCGCTCTCCGATGCCGACTCGATAGATGAACTCCTTGCGGATGGGGCCACCGACACTGACGACTGA
- a CDS encoding response regulator, with protein MSIDGYPDTRDGGDCGSLAYVEDNDADAMMIETAIQQSGCVDEPTRFASVQSFLAHLDAVDAGEAVRPGGLLLDINLPDGSGFEILVAVRRRFGLDELPVAVFSGGGSEEDILRAYDLGANLYLHKPMEFPEYRRRVAGVCGFFKRVRHVSERS; from the coding sequence ATGAGCATAGACGGCTATCCCGATACTCGCGACGGGGGGGACTGCGGTAGCCTTGCTTACGTGGAGGACAACGATGCCGATGCGATGATGATCGAGACGGCGATCCAACAGAGCGGGTGCGTAGACGAGCCAACACGGTTCGCCTCCGTTCAGTCATTCCTCGCACATCTGGACGCGGTGGATGCCGGGGAGGCCGTCCGCCCCGGTGGGCTTCTTCTCGACATCAATCTTCCAGATGGGTCTGGCTTCGAGATTTTAGTGGCCGTTCGTCGACGGTTCGGGTTGGACGAACTGCCAGTCGCCGTCTTCAGCGGCGGCGGGAGCGAAGAGGACATCTTACGGGCGTATGACCTCGGGGCGAACCTGTATCTCCACAAGCCAATGGAGTTTCCAGAATACCGTCGTCGTGTAGCTGGTGTGTGCGGATTTTTCAAAAGAGTGAGGCATGTTTCCGAGCGTTCGTGA
- a CDS encoding ATP-binding response regulator: MNTSGTRRVLLVEDSDSDAQLYVTMLQELQADPVNNPTATPMAVERVAALEPGLVELTDGEQAYDVVLLDLTLPDSAGLETVERVVAADPDVAVVVLTSVGDQQLGAEAVDTGAQDFLIKDHVTPRVLNKTVTYAQTRKAQTKQIERQRNELSVLNWLIRHEIRNDASIILGWASGLEADTPSEQRSLDRIEDAGEHIVSLTKSVGELVSTLEDETADLTAVDLGAVLDAEVTRLRENHESVSISSAEEPPDVSVKANQFLGTVLRNVLLNAIDHNDTDTPTLEISVQLPGVAGAELDATPADGGTEQEYVWVSVADNGPGIPDGTKDSVMEKAYSSDADGTGIGLYLVKQFMNQYDGVVRIEDNTPRGAVVKLGFVPAST, encoded by the coding sequence GTGAATACCTCGGGCACGAGACGGGTCTTACTGGTCGAAGACAGCGACAGCGACGCACAATTATATGTGACGATGCTGCAGGAGCTTCAAGCAGACCCCGTCAACAATCCGACTGCGACCCCGATGGCAGTCGAACGGGTTGCTGCGCTCGAACCCGGGCTTGTGGAACTCACCGACGGAGAACAGGCATACGATGTCGTCCTGCTGGACTTGACTCTCCCCGACTCAGCCGGGCTGGAAACCGTCGAGCGGGTCGTGGCCGCCGACCCGGATGTGGCCGTCGTCGTCCTCACGAGCGTCGGTGACCAGCAACTCGGCGCTGAAGCCGTCGACACGGGCGCACAGGACTTCCTGATCAAGGATCACGTCACGCCGCGGGTACTGAACAAGACAGTCACCTACGCGCAGACCCGCAAGGCACAGACGAAGCAGATCGAACGCCAACGGAACGAGTTGAGCGTCCTCAACTGGCTCATCAGGCACGAAATCCGCAACGATGCCTCGATAATTCTCGGGTGGGCGAGTGGGCTGGAAGCGGACACCCCGAGTGAACAACGCTCGCTCGACCGCATCGAGGACGCTGGCGAACACATCGTATCGCTCACCAAATCCGTCGGGGAGCTGGTCAGCACGCTCGAAGACGAGACTGCAGACCTCACTGCCGTCGACCTCGGGGCGGTCTTAGACGCCGAGGTGACGCGCTTGCGCGAAAACCACGAATCCGTGTCCATCTCCTCCGCTGAGGAGCCTCCGGATGTGTCGGTGAAGGCCAACCAGTTCCTCGGGACGGTGTTGCGCAACGTCCTGCTGAACGCCATCGATCACAACGATACCGATACCCCGACCCTCGAAATCAGTGTCCAGCTGCCCGGTGTTGCCGGTGCCGAACTGGACGCGACACCGGCGGATGGCGGGACTGAGCAGGAGTACGTCTGGGTGAGCGTCGCTGATAACGGCCCGGGGATTCCCGACGGGACGAAAGACAGTGTGATGGAGAAAGCCTACTCCAGTGATGCCGACGGCACGGGTATCGGGTTGTACCTCGTCAAGCAGTTCATGAACCAGTATGATGGTGTGGTTCGGATCGAGGACAACACACCGCGGGGAGCTGTCGTCAAACTCGGGTTCGTCCCGGCCTCGACGTAG